In Hwangdonia lutea, a single window of DNA contains:
- a CDS encoding NAD(P)/FAD-dependent oxidoreductase encodes MIKTDILIIGAGPTGLFTVFEAGLLKLKCHLIDALPQPGGQCSEIYPKKPIYDIPGFPEILAGDLTKNLLEQGKQFEPGFTLGERAETIEKQDDGTFIVTTNKGTKHHAPVVAIAGGLGSFEPRKPAIEGIADYEDKGVEYFIKDPEMYRNKKVVISGGGDSALDWSIFLADVASEVTLIHRRNEFRGALDSVEKVGELKLLGKINLITPAEVKGIHGNGKVESVTVVKEGEAQILETDHFIPLFGLSPKLGPIANWGLEIEKNAIKVDNSLNYQTNIPGIFAIGDVNTYPEKLKLILCGFHEATLMCQAAYRIINPGKKYVLKYTTVSGINGFDGTRKEAPKAVVRAIEA; translated from the coding sequence ATGATTAAAACAGATATACTCATTATTGGCGCTGGACCAACAGGATTATTCACGGTTTTTGAAGCTGGATTATTAAAACTTAAATGCCATTTAATAGATGCGTTGCCGCAACCTGGGGGGCAATGCTCAGAGATATACCCCAAAAAACCTATTTATGATATTCCCGGTTTTCCAGAAATATTGGCGGGCGATTTAACTAAAAACCTTTTAGAACAAGGGAAGCAATTCGAACCGGGGTTCACTTTAGGTGAACGTGCAGAAACCATAGAAAAACAAGACGATGGTACTTTTATTGTCACTACAAATAAAGGTACAAAACACCATGCGCCTGTGGTTGCCATTGCTGGCGGATTGGGTTCTTTCGAACCACGAAAGCCAGCCATTGAAGGTATTGCAGATTACGAAGATAAAGGCGTAGAGTACTTTATAAAAGACCCTGAAATGTACAGAAATAAAAAAGTAGTGATTTCCGGTGGTGGAGATTCTGCTTTAGATTGGAGTATATTTTTAGCCGATGTAGCTTCAGAAGTCACCCTAATCCATAGAAGAAACGAGTTTAGAGGTGCATTGGATTCTGTTGAAAAAGTTGGTGAATTAAAGCTATTGGGAAAAATCAATTTGATTACACCTGCCGAAGTAAAGGGTATCCACGGCAATGGTAAAGTTGAAAGTGTGACCGTTGTTAAAGAAGGTGAGGCACAAATCTTAGAAACCGATCATTTTATTCCGTTATTCGGTTTATCCCCAAAATTAGGCCCCATCGCAAATTGGGGATTGGAAATAGAGAAAAATGCTATTAAAGTAGATAATTCTTTAAATTACCAAACAAACATTCCGGGTATATTTGCCATTGGCGATGTGAATACTTATCCTGAGAAACTAAAGCTTATCCTTTGCGGTTTTCACGAGGCGACATTAATGTGTCAAGCGGCTTATAGAATTATCAATCCCGGTAAAAAATATGTTTTAAAATACACGACGGTAAGTGGTATTAACGGTTTCGACGGCACCCGTAAAGAAGCTCCAAAAGCTGTGGTTAGAGCCATTGAAGCTTAA
- a CDS encoding precorrin-2 dehydrogenase/sirohydrochlorin ferrochelatase family protein, whose product MERNNLYPIFLKAQNLNVLIVGGGGVAEEKLRFLLKSSPDACVTMVSPMFREDTLSLSNKGQVTLIKDKYHKRYLKGKHIVVATTNVPKVNVKVYKHCRKRSILVNVADNPPYCDFYMGGIVTKGNVKVAISTNGKSPTTAKRLRQFFEDVIPENVDDLVQNLNEYRKTIKGDFEQKVETLNEFTKGLIAKKEV is encoded by the coding sequence ATGGAAAGAAATAATTTATATCCCATTTTTTTAAAAGCACAAAACCTTAACGTACTTATTGTTGGCGGTGGCGGTGTAGCTGAAGAAAAATTGAGATTCCTTTTAAAATCCAGTCCAGATGCTTGTGTAACAATGGTATCGCCAATGTTTAGAGAAGATACTTTATCTTTGTCAAATAAAGGGCAAGTTACGCTTATAAAGGATAAGTACCATAAGCGTTATTTAAAAGGAAAGCATATTGTTGTTGCAACGACTAACGTACCTAAAGTTAACGTAAAAGTTTACAAACATTGTAGAAAAAGAAGTATTTTAGTAAATGTTGCCGATAACCCACCGTATTGCGATTTTTATATGGGCGGTATTGTAACAAAAGGTAATGTAAAGGTGGCGATTTCAACAAACGGAAAATCACCAACAACAGCTAAACGACTGCGCCAATTTTTTGAGGATGTTATCCCAGAGAATGTAGACGATTTAGTTCAAAATTTAAATGAATACAGAAAAACAATAAAAGGAGATTTCGAGCAAAAAGTGGAAACACTAAACGAATTCACCAAAGGATTAATTGCAAAAAAAGAAGTATAA
- the cobA gene encoding uroporphyrinogen-III C-methyltransferase, whose amino-acid sequence MNTKVPKLTVVGAGPGDVDLITLKAIKAIELADVILYDALINKALLDYASNDAELIFVGKRKGCYAYQQDQINELIVSRAKSHGHVVRLKGGDPFIFGRGAEEIDYAQQFGLETYVVPGISSAIAVPAYQGIPLTKRGASESFWVITGTTKAHKLSNDVALAAKSTATVVILMGMGKLSEIVKVFSKENKQDTAIAIIQNGTTEYEKFGVGTISNIEKIVAEKQLSSPAIIVIGDVVKERVVLNSIYKEFATA is encoded by the coding sequence ATGAACACTAAAGTTCCAAAATTAACGGTTGTAGGCGCTGGCCCTGGCGATGTGGATTTAATAACCCTTAAAGCTATTAAAGCTATAGAATTGGCCGATGTTATTTTGTATGATGCACTTATTAATAAAGCGCTTTTGGATTATGCATCAAACGATGCTGAGCTAATTTTTGTAGGCAAACGCAAAGGTTGTTATGCTTATCAACAAGATCAAATTAACGAGCTTATTGTAAGCAGGGCAAAGTCTCATGGGCATGTGGTACGTTTAAAAGGTGGCGACCCGTTTATTTTTGGTCGTGGTGCCGAAGAGATTGATTATGCCCAACAGTTTGGTTTAGAAACCTATGTCGTTCCCGGTATATCATCGGCCATTGCGGTACCAGCATATCAAGGCATCCCGTTAACAAAACGCGGTGCTTCAGAAAGTTTTTGGGTCATTACAGGCACAACCAAAGCGCATAAATTATCAAACGATGTGGCCTTGGCAGCAAAATCAACCGCAACGGTTGTTATTTTAATGGGCATGGGTAAACTCAGTGAAATAGTTAAAGTATTTTCAAAAGAAAACAAGCAAGATACGGCCATCGCCATCATTCAAAACGGGACAACCGAATATGAAAAATTTGGTGTCGGTACTATTAGTAATATTGAAAAAATTGTTGCGGAAAAACAACTGTCTTCACCTGCCATAATAGTTATTGGCGATGTGGTTAAAGAGCGCGTTGTTTTAAATTCTATTTATAAAGAATTTGCAACAGCTTAG
- a CDS encoding HEPN domain-containing protein, with protein sequence MQSFRTEIENPVVEKDIIELANKIELFNTGKIDEEKFRSLRLARGIYGQRQEGVQMVRIKLPYGKLLSSQLRTISDVSDEYSRGRLHITTRQDIQIHYVDINRTPELWAQLDKDDVTIREACGNTVRNVTASETAGIDVNEPFDVSPYADALFKFFLRNPICQEMGRKFKVSFSASDEDTGLSYIHDLGFIAKIKNGVRGFKVMLGGGLGSQPRHADLLYDFLGTDKIIPLMEGVLRVFDRYGERKSRAKARMKFLIKDIGLDAFKTLVEEEQNAIEFKSVVIDAKGYPYSKPVEITNIPQVEIKDQNAFETWKSTNLIPQKQDGYVAIGIKVLLGDFYTDKARLLADLVENYAAGELRLTLRQNIVIPFVKRELVPFFYTELEKLDFVEAGYNKAVDITACPGTDTCNLGIASSTGIADELERVIKAEYPQYLKNKDLVIKISGCMNACGQHNMANIGFQGMSVRTPDKLVAPALQVLLGGGNLGDGHATFADKVVKIPSKRGPEALRRILNDFEANASGKPFVSYYKQKGEKYFYDLLTDLSDVSNLTQTDFIDWGNTEKYVKEIGIGECAGVVIDLIATLFLESEEKIENAQESFNNKVYSSAIYHAYSSLVNSAKALLLAENKKTNTQAGIISQFDELFVESGRIDLGVSFSELIYQIKKHAPTKDFASKYIENANQFLDNVRAFREAEKEISTLQKKAV encoded by the coding sequence ATGCAAAGTTTTAGAACAGAAATAGAAAATCCAGTAGTTGAAAAAGACATTATTGAATTAGCCAATAAAATTGAGCTTTTCAATACTGGAAAAATTGACGAAGAAAAGTTTAGAAGCCTGCGACTGGCACGTGGTATTTACGGTCAGCGACAAGAGGGCGTGCAAATGGTGCGAATTAAGCTGCCATACGGCAAGTTGTTATCTAGTCAGTTGCGTACAATCTCTGATGTTTCAGATGAGTATTCCAGAGGGAGATTGCACATTACAACGCGTCAAGATATTCAAATTCACTATGTCGATATCAACAGAACGCCCGAACTTTGGGCACAATTGGATAAAGACGATGTAACCATAAGAGAGGCTTGTGGAAACACGGTTAGAAATGTAACGGCCTCCGAAACGGCGGGTATCGACGTTAACGAACCGTTTGATGTATCGCCTTATGCCGATGCGCTTTTTAAGTTCTTTTTACGTAACCCGATTTGCCAAGAAATGGGACGTAAATTTAAAGTATCGTTCTCGGCTTCGGACGAAGATACCGGCCTCTCGTACATTCACGATTTAGGGTTTATCGCTAAAATTAAAAATGGTGTTCGTGGTTTTAAAGTGATGCTTGGCGGCGGATTGGGCTCACAACCCAGGCATGCCGATTTGTTATATGATTTTTTAGGAACCGATAAAATCATTCCGCTTATGGAAGGCGTTTTAAGGGTGTTCGATCGCTACGGCGAACGTAAAAGTCGTGCCAAAGCGCGTATGAAATTCTTAATAAAGGATATTGGCTTAGATGCTTTTAAAACCTTAGTTGAAGAAGAACAAAATGCCATTGAATTTAAATCGGTTGTTATTGATGCCAAAGGATATCCGTATTCAAAACCTGTTGAAATCACGAACATTCCTCAAGTTGAAATTAAAGATCAAAACGCTTTTGAAACGTGGAAATCAACAAACCTCATTCCCCAAAAACAAGATGGTTATGTGGCTATTGGCATTAAAGTCCTTTTAGGTGATTTTTATACCGATAAAGCACGATTGTTAGCAGATTTAGTCGAAAACTACGCTGCTGGAGAATTACGATTAACATTGCGTCAAAACATCGTTATTCCATTTGTAAAACGAGAATTAGTGCCATTTTTCTACACCGAATTAGAAAAATTAGACTTTGTTGAAGCCGGTTATAATAAAGCCGTGGATATTACGGCGTGCCCGGGAACCGACACCTGTAATTTAGGAATAGCAAGCAGTACTGGGATTGCCGATGAGTTAGAGCGCGTTATAAAAGCAGAATATCCGCAGTATTTAAAAAATAAAGATTTGGTCATTAAAATTAGTGGCTGTATGAATGCTTGCGGACAGCACAATATGGCTAATATTGGTTTTCAAGGCATGTCTGTTCGCACGCCAGATAAATTGGTGGCGCCCGCTTTACAAGTGTTGTTGGGTGGTGGAAATTTAGGTGATGGACATGCGACTTTTGCAGATAAAGTTGTGAAAATTCCAAGTAAAAGAGGCCCCGAGGCACTGCGTAGAATTTTAAATGATTTTGAAGCCAATGCCAGCGGAAAACCATTTGTTTCCTATTATAAACAAAAAGGCGAAAAGTATTTTTATGATCTTTTAACCGACCTTTCGGATGTTTCAAACTTAACCCAAACCGATTTTATCGATTGGGGAAACACCGAAAAATATGTAAAGGAAATTGGTATTGGTGAATGTGCGGGTGTAGTCATCGATTTAATTGCCACGTTGTTTTTAGAGAGTGAAGAGAAAATTGAAAATGCTCAAGAATCATTCAATAACAAGGTGTATTCAAGTGCCATTTATCACGCTTACAGTTCTTTGGTTAATTCCGCGAAGGCGTTGTTATTGGCCGAAAATAAAAAGACAAACACACAAGCCGGAATCATTAGTCAGTTTGATGAATTATTCGTTGAAAGCGGAAGAATTGATTTAGGTGTATCTTTTTCAGAGCTGATTTATCAAATTAAAAAGCATGCGCCAACAAAAGATTTCGCATCAAAATACATAGAAAATGCCAATCAGTTTTTAGATAATGTAAGAGCTTTTAGAGAAGCTGAAAAAGAAATAAGTACCCTTCAAAAGAAAGCAGTTTAA
- a CDS encoding sulfate adenylyltransferase subunit 1, translating to MEVLKIATAGSVDDGKSTLIGRILYDTKSLTTDKLEAIEKTSKQRGYDYLDFSLATDGLVAEREQGITIDVAHIYFSTAKKSYIIADTPGHVEYTRNMVTGASTSQASIILIDARKGVIEQTNRHFFINNLLRIKDVVVAINKMDLVDYSEDVYNKIKADFEALMSKRDYQDQKITFIPVSALKGDNVVNKTDKMPWYKGETLLEHLEKIDKADIFNIGTPRFPVQYVIRPKTEEFHDFRGYAGKVYGGNLSVGDDIVVLPSQTKSKIKDIYFYDEKYETASRRSSVTITLEDDINVSRGDMIVKENDLPTIEKQFTANVCWMDSTQLTAGKKYVVQHGINKVLAKVDAIHHKINPDYSGIEEDVNGLGMNDIASVSFKLNKPVFYDAFKNHRTNGSFIIIDSQSNNTVGAGFIQ from the coding sequence ATGGAAGTATTAAAAATTGCAACAGCAGGAAGTGTAGATGATGGAAAAAGCACCTTAATTGGGCGTATTCTTTACGATACAAAATCATTAACCACCGATAAATTAGAAGCTATTGAAAAAACCAGTAAACAGCGCGGTTACGATTATTTGGATTTTTCGTTGGCAACCGATGGTTTGGTGGCCGAAAGAGAACAAGGTATCACTATTGATGTGGCACATATTTATTTTTCAACAGCCAAAAAAAGTTACATTATCGCGGATACGCCAGGGCATGTGGAGTACACACGAAACATGGTTACTGGTGCTTCAACATCGCAGGCGTCCATCATTTTAATCGATGCCAGAAAAGGGGTGATAGAGCAAACCAATCGTCACTTTTTCATCAATAATTTACTTCGCATTAAAGATGTGGTTGTTGCTATTAATAAAATGGATTTGGTAGATTATTCGGAAGATGTTTACAATAAAATCAAAGCTGATTTTGAGGCGCTGATGAGTAAGCGTGATTATCAAGATCAGAAAATCACCTTCATTCCGGTAAGTGCTTTAAAAGGTGATAACGTGGTTAATAAAACAGATAAGATGCCTTGGTATAAAGGTGAAACGTTGTTAGAGCATTTAGAAAAAATTGATAAAGCTGATATTTTTAATATAGGAACACCACGGTTCCCGGTGCAATATGTTATACGACCAAAAACAGAAGAGTTTCACGATTTTAGAGGTTACGCCGGAAAAGTTTACGGCGGTAATTTAAGTGTGGGAGACGATATTGTGGTGCTGCCATCGCAAACAAAATCGAAGATAAAAGACATTTATTTTTACGATGAAAAATATGAAACCGCTTCGAGGCGTTCATCGGTAACCATCACTTTGGAAGACGATATTAACGTAAGCCGCGGTGATATGATTGTTAAAGAAAACGACTTGCCAACTATAGAAAAACAATTTACAGCCAATGTGTGTTGGATGGATTCAACCCAATTAACCGCTGGTAAAAAATATGTGGTTCAGCACGGAATCAATAAAGTTTTGGCGAAAGTAGATGCGATCCATCATAAAATAAATCCAGATTATTCGGGGATTGAAGAAGATGTAAACGGTTTGGGAATGAACGATATTGCTTCTGTAAGCTTTAAATTAAACAAGCCCGTTTTTTACGATGCATTTAAAAACCATAGAACAAACGGCTCATTTATAATCATCGATTCCCAATCCAACAATACGGTTGGCGCAGGTTTTATTCAGTAA
- the cysD gene encoding sulfate adenylyltransferase subunit CysD, which translates to MKKDTSHINSLENEAIYIMREVAAQFENPVLLFSGGKDSITLVRLAVKAFYPAKIPFPLMHIDTGHNFPETIEFRDRLVKELGLELIVRNVQDSIDEGKVKEESGRYASRNMLQTTTLLDAIEEFKFDACIGGARRDEEKARAKERIFSVRDDFGQWDEKNQRPELFDMLNGDIEHGQNVRVFPISNWTELDVWSYIEKENIEIPSIYFAHTRATFLRDGLIWSADDEVVFRDENEEVLERTVRFRTVGDMSCTAAVLSDAADIKTVVQEIRESTISERGARIDDKRSEAAMEKRKQQGYF; encoded by the coding sequence ATGAAGAAAGACACATCGCATATAAATTCGTTAGAAAACGAAGCCATTTATATCATGAGAGAAGTGGCAGCACAATTTGAAAACCCAGTACTGTTATTTTCAGGAGGGAAAGATTCAATCACCTTAGTAAGGTTAGCTGTAAAAGCCTTTTATCCTGCTAAAATTCCGTTTCCTTTAATGCATATCGATACAGGGCATAATTTTCCTGAAACCATTGAATTTAGAGACCGATTGGTTAAAGAATTAGGGCTGGAACTCATAGTAAGAAACGTTCAAGACTCTATTGATGAAGGCAAGGTAAAAGAAGAATCGGGAAGATACGCCAGCCGAAACATGCTACAAACCACCACGCTTTTAGATGCCATTGAAGAATTTAAATTCGATGCTTGTATTGGAGGCGCACGTCGTGACGAAGAAAAAGCGAGAGCCAAAGAGCGTATTTTTTCGGTACGTGATGATTTCGGTCAATGGGATGAAAAAAACCAACGCCCCGAATTGTTCGATATGTTGAATGGTGATATTGAACACGGACAAAATGTACGGGTGTTTCCTATTTCAAATTGGACAGAATTGGATGTTTGGTCGTACATCGAAAAAGAAAATATAGAAATCCCATCTATTTATTTCGCACACACCAGAGCCACTTTTTTACGAGACGGACTAATCTGGTCTGCAGATGATGAGGTGGTTTTTAGAGATGAAAATGAAGAGGTTTTAGAGCGTACCGTTAGATTTAGAACCGTTGGCGATATGAGCTGTACCGCAGCCGTCTTATCCGATGCCGCCGATATAAAAACCGTAGTGCAGGAAATTCGAGAAAGCACCATTTCTGAGCGTGGCGCACGTATAGACGATAAACGCTCTGAAGCGGCCATGGAAAAACGTAAACAGCAAGGGTATTTCTAG
- a CDS encoding phosphoadenosine phosphosulfate reductase family protein, with product MIDQNQIEKLNEAFKEASPSDIIKKAFELNKKAVVTTNFRPYEAAILHAVSQVKSNIPVVWCDTGYNTLQTYKHAEDVIANLNLNVFLYVPKQTSAHRDVVLGIPSVDAPEHALFTEQVKLEPFKRAMDEHKPNVWFTNLRQGQTAFRNSIGIFSLSKDGVLKVSPFYYWTDEKLDSYLEEHNLPNEFKYFDPTKALENRECGLHA from the coding sequence ATGATAGACCAAAATCAAATAGAAAAATTAAACGAGGCTTTTAAAGAAGCATCACCTTCTGATATTATAAAAAAAGCTTTCGAACTGAATAAAAAAGCAGTGGTAACCACCAATTTCAGACCTTACGAAGCGGCCATTTTGCATGCTGTAAGTCAAGTGAAATCGAACATTCCGGTAGTGTGGTGCGACACCGGGTATAATACCCTGCAAACCTATAAACACGCGGAAGATGTTATTGCTAACTTAAACTTAAATGTGTTTTTATATGTGCCAAAACAAACCTCGGCGCACCGCGATGTGGTTTTGGGAATACCAAGTGTTGATGCGCCCGAACACGCCTTATTTACTGAGCAAGTAAAATTGGAGCCTTTTAAACGTGCTATGGACGAGCATAAACCAAACGTGTGGTTTACCAACTTGCGCCAAGGGCAAACGGCCTTTAGAAACAGCATCGGTATTTTTAGTTTAAGTAAAGATGGCGTATTAAAAGTGAGTCCGTTTTATTATTGGACCGATGAAAAATTAGATAGTTATTTAGAAGAACATAATTTGCCAAACGAGTTTAAATATTTCGACCCAACAAAAGCATTAGAAAACAGAGAGTGTGGATTGCATGCTTAA
- a CDS encoding DUF2061 domain-containing protein: MIDINNPSGEKVSEKIEKSEEKVKRSLAKTISWRIIGTLDTLVLSWLITGEATMAVTIASVEFASKMVLYFFHERAWNNIKWGK; this comes from the coding sequence GTGATAGATATTAACAACCCGTCAGGAGAAAAGGTATCTGAAAAGATTGAAAAATCCGAAGAAAAAGTAAAACGCAGTCTCGCCAAAACAATAAGTTGGAGAATCATTGGTACGCTTGATACCCTTGTTTTGTCCTGGCTTATCACAGGCGAAGCAACCATGGCAGTTACCATAGCTTCAGTTGAGTTTGCATCAAAAATGGTATTGTATTTCTTCCATGAACGTGCATGGAATAACATAAAGTGGGGAAAGTAA
- a CDS encoding RrF2 family transcriptional regulator, whose amino-acid sequence MLSKKTKYGLKALTYIARKEGDEPVRVSEIAKSENIPPKFLESILLTLRKSGILGSKKGKHGGYYLRQEPTEVKMTDVMRVLEGPIAMVPCVSLNFYEKCDDCPDEEKCSVNKLMIQVRDNTLQVFRNTTLADLSGN is encoded by the coding sequence ATGCTATCCAAAAAAACAAAATACGGTTTAAAAGCGCTCACTTATATTGCCAGAAAAGAAGGGGACGAACCTGTTCGTGTTTCTGAGATTGCAAAAAGCGAAAACATACCTCCAAAGTTTTTAGAAAGCATTTTACTTACCCTTAGAAAATCGGGAATTTTAGGCTCTAAAAAAGGCAAACACGGTGGCTATTATTTACGGCAAGAGCCTACCGAGGTTAAAATGACCGATGTGATGCGTGTTCTTGAAGGTCCTATTGCCATGGTGCCCTGTGTGAGTTTAAATTTTTACGAAAAGTGCGACGATTGCCCCGATGAAGAAAAATGCAGCGTTAATAAACTCATGATTCAGGTGCGCGATAACACTCTTCAAGTATTCAGAAACACCACATTAGCAGATTTATCGGGAAATTAG
- a CDS encoding glycoside hydrolase family 88 protein: MKTLIKITSLLCLIILNQTCKENHSETQRYEDIIQKSADQYSKMHKTIYPEINNKNFIPRTINENGKVRLVGIYNWTSGFYAGSLWYLNFLTEDTKWEKLAMEYTKKLDTIKYWEGNHDVGFIMECSYGNALKKTVSKTFDSVIVQTAKSLATRYHPKAGIIQSWNANKKWNCPVIIDNMMNLELLFHATKISGDSTYYNIAVSHADKTLENHFRPDNSSYHVLNYDVTNGEILNRNTHQGLSDDSAWARGQAWGLYGFTVCYRETKNPNYLNQAIKIADFIINHPNLPKDKIPYWDYNASASNETPRDASAAAITASALYELSTFTKDNSNNYKSFADDILQNLCSPNYFADAGTNANFLLKHSVGSIPHDVEIDVPLNYADYYFLEALYRQKKLK, translated from the coding sequence ATGAAAACACTTATTAAAATTACCTCATTACTATGTCTAATCATTTTAAATCAGACGTGTAAAGAAAACCATAGTGAAACCCAACGTTACGAAGACATTATACAAAAAAGCGCAGACCAGTATTCTAAGATGCACAAAACAATATATCCTGAAATAAATAATAAAAATTTTATTCCAAGAACTATAAACGAAAACGGAAAGGTTAGATTAGTTGGTATTTATAATTGGACTAGTGGTTTTTATGCTGGGTCGCTTTGGTATTTAAACTTTTTAACCGAAGACACAAAATGGGAAAAATTAGCCATGGAATACACCAAAAAACTAGACACCATAAAATATTGGGAGGGCAACCATGATGTTGGATTTATTATGGAATGTTCTTACGGAAACGCCTTAAAAAAAACAGTCTCAAAAACATTTGATAGCGTTATTGTTCAAACTGCTAAATCTTTGGCAACCCGTTATCACCCAAAAGCTGGCATTATTCAATCTTGGAATGCCAACAAAAAATGGAATTGCCCCGTAATTATTGACAATATGATGAATCTTGAATTACTTTTTCATGCCACAAAAATTAGTGGCGACTCAACATATTACAATATTGCCGTTTCTCATGCCGATAAGACCTTAGAAAATCATTTTAGACCAGATAACAGCTCGTACCACGTACTCAATTACGACGTTACCAATGGTGAGATTTTAAACAGGAATACGCATCAAGGGCTTTCTGATGATTCTGCCTGGGCAAGAGGACAAGCTTGGGGGTTATACGGTTTTACGGTTTGTTACAGAGAAACAAAAAACCCTAATTACCTAAACCAAGCCATAAAAATTGCCGACTTTATTATAAACCATCCTAATTTACCTAAAGACAAAATCCCCTATTGGGATTATAATGCTTCAGCTAGTAATGAAACACCAAGAGATGCTTCGGCGGCAGCAATTACAGCTTCAGCTTTGTATGAATTAAGCACTTTTACAAAAGATAACAGTAATAATTATAAAAGTTTTGCAGATGACATTTTGCAAAATTTGTGCAGCCCAAACTATTTTGCCGATGCAGGCACCAATGCCAATTTTTTATTGAAACACTCAGTTGGAAGTATTCCTCATGATGTAGAAATTGATGTGCCTTTAAATTATGCCGATTATTACTTTTTAGAAGCGTTGTACAGACAAAAAAAATTAAAATAA
- a CDS encoding DUF2264 domain-containing protein yields MKQIAIIFILFIIPLNMFTQNNRTVWVNELTKTAKPVLEALANDELKETMPVEQGSFEYGDRSSFAGLEAFGRLMAGIAPWLELGSTHTKEGQFRKEYITLAHKAISNAVNPNAKDYLNFDKGKQPLVDAAFLAQAFLRAPNQLWYPLPTETKKMVVNALKKVRSINNVPYNNWLLFAATVEAFFVKFDKEADFLRIEYALNKHMEWYVGDGLYADGKYYHWDYYNSFVIHPMLIDVVNVLQESNHPLKKLKGKILERAQRYAEILERQISPEGTYPIVGRSAIYRFGTFQVLSQLALLEALPEELSEGQVRSALTKVLLRLHQPEGTFNEQGWLQIGVAGHQPKMAEPYICTGSLYLTSLGFLSLGLPENHSFWTSKPEPWTMVKIWSGDSSVKIDTYKN; encoded by the coding sequence ATGAAACAAATAGCAATCATATTTATTCTATTTATTATCCCTTTGAATATGTTTACTCAAAATAACCGAACGGTTTGGGTTAACGAACTCACAAAAACGGCCAAACCCGTTTTAGAGGCTTTAGCGAACGATGAGCTAAAAGAAACTATGCCCGTAGAACAAGGCAGTTTTGAGTATGGCGATAGAAGTTCTTTTGCCGGTTTGGAAGCTTTTGGCAGGTTAATGGCAGGAATAGCACCTTGGTTGGAATTAGGCTCAACCCATACTAAAGAAGGGCAATTTCGTAAAGAATACATAACACTTGCACACAAAGCCATAAGCAACGCCGTAAACCCAAACGCTAAAGACTATTTGAATTTTGATAAAGGAAAACAGCCTCTTGTTGATGCTGCTTTTTTGGCACAGGCTTTTTTAAGAGCACCAAATCAATTGTGGTATCCCTTACCAACCGAAACAAAAAAAATGGTTGTTAATGCCTTAAAAAAAGTAAGGTCCATAAATAATGTGCCCTATAATAATTGGCTTTTATTTGCAGCAACCGTTGAAGCCTTTTTTGTGAAATTTGACAAAGAAGCTGATTTTTTACGTATTGAATATGCACTAAACAAGCACATGGAATGGTATGTTGGAGATGGTTTGTATGCCGATGGAAAATACTACCACTGGGATTATTACAACTCCTTTGTAATACACCCCATGCTTATAGATGTTGTAAATGTTTTACAAGAATCAAATCATCCCTTAAAAAAGTTAAAAGGGAAAATTTTGGAACGCGCCCAACGCTATGCTGAAATTTTAGAGCGTCAAATATCCCCAGAAGGCACTTATCCCATTGTTGGAAGGTCTGCCATTTATAGATTCGGAACATTTCAAGTGTTATCTCAATTAGCGCTTTTGGAGGCATTACCCGAAGAACTCTCTGAAGGACAAGTTAGGTCTGCATTAACAAAAGTATTATTAAGGCTGCATCAACCCGAAGGCACATTCAACGAACAAGGCTGGTTACAAATAGGAGTTGCAGGTCATCAACCTAAAATGGCTGAACCCTATATATGTACTGGCAGCTTATACTTAACCTCCTTAGGTTTTTTAAGTTTAGGCTTACCCGAAAATCACTCATTTTGGACTTCAAAACCAGAACCTTGGACTATGGTTAAAATTTGGAGTGGCGATTCTTCTGTTAAAATAGATACCTATAAAAATTAA